One Gordonia sp. SID5947 genomic region harbors:
- a CDS encoding SRPBCC family protein: MPEMRSRHLSVVMPVSASEVYAFAADPENLPHWAAGLASGVRRNGDELVVASPMGEVVVRFAPPNQYGILDHEVTLPDGTVVANPLRIIDHPDGSEAVFTIRQRDLTDAQFENDCAAVERDLAALRAAVTDRV; this comes from the coding sequence ATGCCCGAGATGCGCAGTCGGCACCTGTCGGTCGTCATGCCGGTGTCGGCGAGCGAGGTCTATGCGTTTGCCGCCGACCCGGAGAACCTTCCCCACTGGGCAGCCGGCCTGGCCTCCGGAGTCCGCCGCAACGGCGACGAACTGGTCGTCGCATCACCGATGGGTGAGGTCGTCGTGCGGTTTGCCCCGCCGAATCAGTACGGAATCCTCGACCACGAGGTCACCCTCCCGGACGGCACCGTGGTCGCCAATCCGCTGCGGATCATCGACCATCCCGACGGTTCCGAGGCGGTGTTCACGATTCGGCAGCGTGATCTCACCGATGCCCAGTTCGAGAACGACTGTGCCGCCGTCGAACGGGATCTCGCCGCCCTCCGTGCGGCCGTCACCGACAGAGTGTGA
- a CDS encoding shikimate 5-dehydrogenase, which yields MPILNKDMSVCISLAGRPSNIGTRFHNYLYDELGLDFIYKAFTTDDIEGAIRGVRALGIRGCSVSMPFKEAVIPLVDVMEESAAAIESVNTIVNDGGRLTASNTDYEAVATLVDEHALDSDATVAVRGSGGMARAVVAAFRGAGFDDLTVIARNATAGAALANRYGYAYTADEPASGTSVLVNVTPLGMHGADEHSLSFDREQIAAADVVFDVVAFPADTPLIRTARDAGKRVISGAEVIALQAARQFERYTGVTLTREQVARASEFSRSD from the coding sequence ATGCCCATCCTGAACAAGGACATGTCGGTGTGCATCTCACTTGCCGGCCGCCCGTCGAACATCGGGACGCGATTCCACAACTACCTCTATGACGAACTGGGTCTCGACTTCATCTACAAGGCGTTCACCACCGACGACATCGAGGGCGCCATCCGGGGCGTCCGGGCGCTCGGCATCCGTGGCTGCTCGGTGTCGATGCCCTTCAAGGAGGCTGTCATCCCCCTGGTCGACGTCATGGAGGAATCCGCGGCGGCCATCGAATCGGTCAACACCATCGTCAACGACGGCGGCAGACTCACGGCGTCGAACACCGACTACGAGGCGGTGGCGACGCTCGTCGACGAACACGCTCTCGACTCCGACGCCACGGTCGCGGTCCGCGGTTCCGGCGGCATGGCCAGGGCTGTGGTGGCAGCGTTTCGCGGGGCGGGCTTCGACGATCTCACGGTGATCGCCCGCAATGCGACCGCTGGTGCGGCGCTCGCGAACAGATACGGCTACGCATACACGGCGGATGAACCCGCCTCGGGCACGTCTGTGCTGGTGAATGTGACGCCGCTGGGAATGCATGGTGCCGATGAGCACTCGCTGTCGTTCGACCGGGAGCAGATAGCGGCCGCCGACGTGGTGTTCGATGTGGTCGCATTTCCGGCGGACACGCCATTGATCCGAACGGCGCGGGACGCGGGCAAGCGCGTCATCAGCGGTGCCGAGGTGATCGCACTTCAGGCCGCGCGCCAGTTCGAGCGGTACACCGGGGTCACGCTCACCCGCGAGCAGGTGGCGCGAGCGTCGGAGTTCTCCCGCTCGGACTGA
- a CDS encoding acyl-CoA desaturase — MSNSNSSTLPRNRFVSSYSDLVAEVRDTGLLERRRTYYVVRIAATIAAFVAVWVGVVMLGDSWWQLALAAALAVISTQFGFLGHDGAHRQMFASASANEWTARIVAGAFAGLSLHWWRAKHNRHHKAPNQIGVDPDIEPWPLAFVPADADQRNGFYGWFTRHQGWLFFPLVTLEGVALHISSIQGLLGRAPVAHRVLELALIVGRLLFGMILPLVLMPLPIAAAFIVVHLALFGLLLGGSFAPNHKGMPLVPKDMRVDFLRRQVLMSRNIRGGRFTDFMMGGLNYQIEHHLFPSMPRPNLVKVQPLVRAHCARLGVTYTETSLVASYAIVVRYLNQAGLGERDPFTCPLVQTYR; from the coding sequence GTGTCGAACTCGAACAGTTCCACCCTGCCCCGCAACCGATTCGTCAGTTCCTACTCGGACCTCGTGGCCGAGGTTCGCGACACCGGACTCCTCGAACGGCGTCGCACCTATTACGTGGTTCGGATCGCCGCCACCATCGCCGCGTTTGTCGCGGTGTGGGTGGGTGTGGTGATGCTAGGGGATTCGTGGTGGCAGCTCGCACTGGCGGCGGCGCTGGCGGTGATCAGTACGCAGTTCGGCTTCCTCGGCCATGACGGCGCCCACCGGCAGATGTTCGCGTCGGCCTCTGCCAACGAGTGGACCGCTAGGATCGTCGCGGGCGCCTTCGCCGGTCTGTCGCTGCACTGGTGGCGAGCCAAACACAACCGACATCACAAGGCGCCCAATCAGATCGGCGTCGACCCCGACATAGAACCCTGGCCGCTCGCCTTTGTTCCCGCCGATGCGGACCAGCGAAATGGTTTCTACGGCTGGTTCACCCGCCACCAGGGCTGGCTCTTCTTTCCGTTGGTGACGCTCGAGGGTGTCGCCCTGCACATCTCGAGCATTCAGGGTCTCCTCGGGCGCGCGCCGGTGGCGCATCGGGTCTTGGAACTCGCTTTGATCGTGGGCCGGTTGCTGTTCGGGATGATCCTGCCGTTGGTGCTGATGCCGTTGCCGATCGCGGCAGCGTTCATCGTCGTCCACCTGGCGTTGTTCGGACTGTTGCTCGGCGGCTCGTTTGCGCCCAACCACAAGGGAATGCCGTTGGTGCCCAAGGACATGCGGGTGGACTTCCTCCGTCGTCAGGTACTGATGTCGCGCAACATCCGGGGTGGCCGCTTCACGGATTTCATGATGGGTGGCCTCAACTACCAGATCGAGCACCATCTCTTCCCCAGCATGCCCCGGCCGAACCTGGTGAAGGTGCAGCCACTGGTCCGGGCCCACTGTGCACGTCTCGGAGTGACCTACACGGAGACATCACTCGTGGCTTCCTACGCGATCGTGGTCCGCTATCTCAATCAGGCAGGCCTCGGTGAGCGTGATCCGTTCACCTGCCCGCTCGTGCAGACGTACCGCTGA
- the poxB gene encoding ubiquinone-dependent pyruvate dehydrogenase, translating into MAATVADNIIESLKTSGISRVYGIPGDSLNGFTDALRRDGTIAWKHVRHEEGAAFAAAAEAALTGELAVCAGSCGPGNLHLINGLFDAHRSRVPVLAIAAHIPAPEIGSTYFQETHPERLFVECSAFCEMVSTPEQLPRLLDVALRTAVETSDVAVLVIPGEIFLSKGANRRTGAPIRRADRVVTPTDDGLSAAADILNRAEAVTILAGAGVAGAHDEVVELAGALQAPIVHALRGKEFIEYDNPYDVGMTGLLGFSSGYRAIEKCDALLMLGTDFPYQQFYPSKATVIQVDIRGEQIGRRTPVDLGLVGSVADTVPRLAPLIDRDRSSDHLRSARRHYVKAREGLDELADNDRNRRPIHPQYLARLISDLASDDAVFIPDVGSPVVWAARYLRMNGRRRLIGSFSHGSMANAVSQAVGAQCACPGRQVIALAGDGGLAMLFGELLTITQNSLPVKIVVFDNSSLNFVEVEMKAAGFVNYATQLDNPDFAEVASSVGIFGRRVEQPDDLTSAIRAFLEHDGPALLDVVTARQELSIPPTVTAAQAKGFTLYALRTVMSGRGDELVDLAETNVFRRLFD; encoded by the coding sequence ATGGCAGCAACCGTGGCTGACAACATCATCGAATCGCTGAAGACATCGGGGATCAGCCGCGTCTACGGCATCCCGGGAGATTCACTCAACGGCTTCACCGACGCCCTGCGTCGCGACGGCACGATCGCCTGGAAGCATGTCCGCCACGAGGAGGGTGCGGCCTTCGCGGCGGCGGCCGAGGCCGCGTTGACCGGCGAGCTGGCGGTATGTGCGGGCAGTTGCGGCCCCGGCAATCTCCATCTCATCAACGGGCTGTTCGACGCACACCGCAGCCGGGTGCCGGTGCTCGCGATCGCGGCACACATCCCCGCGCCGGAGATCGGTAGCACGTACTTTCAGGAAACCCATCCCGAGCGTCTGTTCGTCGAGTGCAGCGCGTTCTGCGAGATGGTCAGCACCCCGGAGCAGCTGCCGCGCCTGCTCGACGTCGCACTGCGGACGGCCGTCGAGACCAGCGACGTCGCCGTGCTGGTGATCCCTGGTGAGATCTTCCTGTCCAAGGGCGCGAATCGCCGGACAGGAGCACCGATCCGTCGCGCCGACCGCGTCGTGACGCCGACCGACGACGGATTATCTGCTGCCGCAGACATTCTCAACAGGGCCGAAGCCGTCACCATCCTCGCCGGAGCCGGCGTCGCCGGTGCGCACGACGAGGTGGTGGAGCTGGCAGGTGCGCTGCAGGCGCCGATTGTCCACGCGCTGCGGGGCAAGGAGTTCATCGAATACGACAATCCGTACGACGTCGGTATGACGGGCCTGCTGGGGTTCTCTTCGGGTTACCGGGCCATCGAGAAGTGCGATGCGCTGCTGATGCTGGGCACCGATTTCCCATACCAGCAGTTCTATCCGTCGAAGGCCACCGTCATCCAGGTCGACATCCGCGGTGAACAGATCGGCCGGCGTACGCCGGTCGACCTCGGGCTGGTGGGCAGCGTCGCCGACACCGTCCCCCGGCTGGCACCGTTGATCGACCGAGACCGCAGCTCGGACCACCTCCGTTCCGCGCGTCGGCATTATGTGAAAGCTCGCGAAGGACTCGACGAGCTCGCCGACAACGACCGCAATCGGCGGCCGATCCATCCGCAGTATCTGGCCCGTCTGATCAGTGACCTGGCGAGCGACGACGCAGTGTTCATCCCCGACGTCGGATCGCCGGTGGTGTGGGCGGCCAGATACCTGAGGATGAACGGTCGGCGTCGACTCATCGGCTCCTTCTCTCATGGGAGCATGGCCAACGCGGTGTCGCAGGCGGTCGGCGCGCAGTGCGCCTGTCCGGGGCGGCAGGTGATCGCGTTGGCCGGCGACGGCGGGCTCGCGATGCTGTTCGGCGAGCTGCTCACCATCACACAAAACTCGTTGCCCGTGAAGATCGTGGTCTTCGACAACTCATCGCTCAACTTCGTCGAGGTGGAGATGAAGGCCGCCGGTTTCGTGAACTACGCGACACAGCTGGACAACCCGGACTTCGCCGAAGTCGCCTCCTCGGTGGGCATCTTCGGGCGGCGGGTGGAGCAGCCGGACGACCTCACGAGCGCGATCCGCGCATTCCTCGAACACGATGGTCCGGCCCTGCTGGATGTCGTCACCGCCCGGCAGGAACTGTCGATACCGCCGACGGTCACGGCCGCGCAGGCCAAGGGGTTCACCCTCTACGCGTTGCGCACCGTGATGTCCGGTCGCGGAGATGAACTCGTCGATCTGGCGGAGACCAACGTGTTCCGACGTCTGTTCGACTGA
- a CDS encoding FAD-binding oxidoreductase, which translates to MTIQTTVSSRTDDSDLTIRPRASVIADLADRISGAVHGPGDPAYDAARSGFNLLADHRPAVIAVPVNRFDVAEAVRFAAAEGLRVAIQATGHGPGASADGALLINTSEMTEVSIDPIGRTATVSAGAKWAPVLEQAQRHGLAPLLGSTTDVGVVGYTLGGGFGWLGRKYGLASDTVRSFDLVTPDGNPLRVSATSHPDIFWALKGGGAGSIGVVTDVVIDLYPVTTVYAGNLLYPAADAPQIMRRFAQWAPEQAEDLTSAVTLMNFPPLDIVPEPFRGKSFTMIRGCWAGDPAIGKAVIDEWRDWKTPEVDMWDEMPFAAADAISMDPTDPVPAMVTTEWLDDLSDEAADILTSHVHPGQGAVPLILFAEIRHAGGAVARGAAASPNDRGRNGTFLLEIASIVPDPQLALAVESALRLTREALAPFVTGAAYVNFLEGAEKSERSATAFSDGNRRRLAAIKAALDPENRFCHGVALV; encoded by the coding sequence ATGACCATCCAGACAACCGTCTCTTCCCGGACCGACGATTCGGATCTGACCATTCGCCCCCGCGCCTCGGTGATCGCCGACCTCGCCGACCGGATCTCCGGTGCCGTCCACGGGCCCGGCGACCCGGCCTACGATGCAGCCAGGAGCGGCTTCAATCTGCTGGCGGACCACCGGCCCGCGGTGATTGCCGTGCCGGTCAACCGTTTCGACGTCGCCGAGGCCGTGCGGTTCGCGGCCGCAGAAGGACTTCGGGTCGCCATCCAGGCCACCGGCCACGGTCCGGGAGCGTCGGCCGACGGTGCGTTGCTGATCAACACCTCCGAGATGACCGAGGTCAGCATCGATCCCATCGGGAGGACGGCCACGGTCAGCGCCGGCGCCAAATGGGCTCCCGTCCTCGAACAGGCACAGCGCCACGGTCTGGCCCCGTTGCTCGGATCGACCACCGATGTCGGAGTGGTCGGTTACACACTCGGCGGCGGCTTCGGGTGGCTCGGACGCAAGTACGGACTGGCCTCCGACACCGTGCGATCATTCGATCTCGTGACGCCGGACGGGAATCCGCTCCGGGTCAGTGCCACCAGTCATCCAGACATCTTCTGGGCACTCAAGGGCGGCGGCGCCGGCAGCATCGGAGTGGTCACGGATGTGGTGATCGATCTGTATCCGGTCACCACGGTCTACGCCGGAAATCTGCTCTACCCCGCCGCGGACGCCCCGCAGATCATGCGCAGATTCGCGCAGTGGGCACCGGAACAGGCCGAGGACCTGACGTCGGCCGTCACCCTGATGAACTTCCCGCCCCTCGACATCGTGCCGGAACCGTTCCGCGGCAAGAGTTTCACCATGATTCGCGGATGCTGGGCAGGTGATCCGGCAATCGGCAAAGCCGTCATCGACGAATGGCGGGACTGGAAGACACCCGAGGTCGACATGTGGGACGAGATGCCGTTCGCCGCCGCGGACGCGATCAGCATGGATCCGACCGATCCGGTGCCCGCGATGGTGACCACCGAGTGGCTCGACGACCTGAGCGATGAGGCCGCCGACATCCTGACATCCCATGTGCATCCCGGGCAGGGTGCCGTTCCGCTCATCCTGTTCGCCGAGATCCGTCACGCAGGCGGCGCGGTGGCGCGCGGGGCGGCGGCATCGCCGAATGACCGCGGCCGCAACGGGACCTTCTTGCTGGAGATCGCCTCGATCGTGCCCGACCCGCAACTCGCACTTGCCGTCGAATCCGCCTTACGCCTGACCCGGGAGGCGTTGGCTCCGTTCGTGACCGGCGCGGCATACGTGAACTTCCTGGAGGGCGCGGAGAAGTCGGAACGTTCGGCGACCGCCTTCAGCGACGGGAACCGCCGCCGGCTGGCCGCGATCAAGGCGGCGCTCGACCCGGAGAACCGTTTCTGCCACGGTGTCGCCCTCGTCTGA
- a CDS encoding BTAD domain-containing putative transcriptional regulator — MTRGHGYALVAQGDDVDMRYLVGRIAHAHSLHRRADSAAAAETLRDALARYRPLLPEFEGLAFRDEAAADLERTIAEAQEFSYEVRLALGEHRSLVTELEQAVRRSPLDEGLWVLLATARYRLGRQSDALAALADARRILADEVGVDPGPRLRELERDILDHAPALDPPGDPVTPIRPAAPLPARERGTDPVESLIGRTDELAVLHRAVLASLHGPGGIVVVEGEPGAGKTALLEAAARRAIAAADLTVLSGRCIEDAAAPSMWPWVQVLGAVLPELDRDRRAELLDSDLGRMVTQGETVIPPPREMPDATARFRFYDQAADLLEGVARSHLLIIVLDDLQWADGASLELLTHMATRRAPGVTFFASVRTSPRRNAVTNSLATLARLPEHRRLEVGPLSADEISEMVRRETREWPAAGTVASIATRTGGNAFFVRELSRILADRGSIGDGAVPAGVRDVVRERMRPLPESTTTILDAAAVIGRRVDIAVLAAATDRTVDMALDALDPAVVAGVVDVDPADPFVVTFDHDLVRETILHDIPATRAYRLHLSVADHLETSGQTARLANHLWAAGPLADRVRTARAILSAARIALRSFSFETAERQLADAAGLARAAGDQHLELDAVTALLATHVARNGYFAADAELLRRARELGEASRDAAMLAHLDYARFAAQSQLADTRKARLVADDLRTRAQRSDDPVVRHLGMQAAGIDLFDRGHIGESFRVLENFRTDRLACRWTAERSDDDRSWLPCAGHHTACRSPRRTPRFRRDRDGSRRTDHVSGDRHLRHDCCRPRRRHRLGTRRG, encoded by the coding sequence GTGACCCGCGGCCACGGATACGCCCTGGTGGCACAGGGCGACGACGTCGACATGCGGTACCTCGTCGGCCGGATCGCGCACGCGCACAGTCTCCACCGCCGGGCCGATTCCGCGGCGGCCGCCGAGACCCTGCGGGACGCACTCGCCCGGTACCGTCCCCTGCTGCCGGAATTCGAGGGACTGGCATTCCGGGACGAGGCGGCCGCCGACCTCGAACGTACGATCGCCGAGGCACAGGAATTCTCCTACGAGGTCCGTCTCGCACTCGGGGAGCACCGATCCCTGGTGACCGAACTCGAACAGGCGGTCCGACGCTCACCCCTCGACGAAGGTCTGTGGGTGTTGCTGGCCACCGCGCGATATCGGCTCGGCCGGCAGTCGGACGCCCTGGCCGCCCTAGCCGACGCGCGCCGCATCCTTGCCGACGAGGTCGGTGTGGACCCCGGTCCCCGGCTACGGGAGCTCGAACGCGACATCCTCGACCACGCGCCGGCACTGGACCCACCAGGAGATCCGGTCACACCGATACGGCCTGCGGCTCCGCTTCCGGCGCGAGAGCGCGGCACCGACCCCGTCGAGTCCCTGATCGGACGCACCGACGAACTGGCCGTACTCCATCGCGCCGTACTCGCTTCGCTGCACGGCCCGGGCGGGATCGTCGTGGTGGAGGGCGAACCGGGTGCCGGCAAGACGGCGCTGCTCGAGGCCGCTGCCCGACGGGCGATCGCGGCCGCCGACCTCACGGTGCTCTCGGGTCGCTGCATCGAGGACGCAGCGGCACCGTCGATGTGGCCATGGGTCCAGGTGCTCGGAGCCGTCCTCCCCGAACTCGACCGCGACCGCCGGGCGGAACTGCTCGACAGCGATCTCGGCCGAATGGTCACCCAGGGCGAGACGGTGATACCCCCGCCACGCGAAATGCCCGACGCGACAGCCAGATTCCGCTTCTACGATCAAGCCGCGGACCTGCTCGAGGGCGTTGCGCGGTCGCACCTGTTGATCATCGTCCTCGACGACCTCCAGTGGGCCGACGGAGCGTCGCTCGAACTCCTCACCCACATGGCCACCCGACGCGCGCCCGGCGTTACCTTCTTCGCATCGGTGCGCACGTCACCGAGGCGCAACGCGGTCACCAACTCGCTCGCCACGCTCGCGCGGCTCCCCGAACACCGCCGACTCGAGGTCGGGCCACTGTCCGCCGACGAGATCTCCGAGATGGTGCGCCGAGAGACCCGGGAATGGCCTGCCGCCGGCACCGTCGCCTCGATCGCGACGCGGACGGGCGGCAACGCCTTCTTCGTGCGTGAGCTGTCCCGGATTCTGGCCGATCGCGGCAGCATCGGCGACGGCGCGGTACCCGCGGGGGTTCGCGACGTCGTGCGGGAACGGATGCGGCCGCTGCCCGAGTCCACCACCACGATCCTCGATGCGGCCGCCGTGATCGGCCGTCGGGTGGACATCGCGGTTCTCGCCGCGGCCACGGACCGGACCGTGGACATGGCCCTGGACGCGCTCGATCCCGCCGTGGTCGCCGGCGTGGTCGACGTCGACCCTGCCGATCCGTTCGTCGTCACATTCGACCATGACCTGGTCCGCGAGACGATCCTCCACGACATCCCGGCGACCAGGGCCTATCGGCTGCACCTGTCGGTGGCCGACCACCTCGAGACGAGCGGGCAGACTGCCCGCCTGGCAAATCATCTGTGGGCGGCCGGCCCCCTCGCCGATCGGGTCCGGACCGCCCGTGCCATCCTCTCCGCCGCCCGAATCGCCTTGCGCAGCTTCAGCTTCGAAACCGCTGAACGGCAGTTGGCCGACGCCGCAGGTCTCGCTCGGGCGGCCGGTGACCAGCATCTGGAACTCGACGCCGTCACCGCCCTGCTCGCCACCCATGTCGCCCGCAACGGCTACTTCGCCGCGGATGCCGAGCTCCTCCGCCGCGCCCGCGAGCTCGGTGAGGCCTCGCGGGACGCGGCAATGCTCGCACATCTCGATTACGCACGATTCGCCGCGCAGTCGCAGCTCGCCGACACCCGGAAGGCCAGGCTCGTCGCGGACGACCTCCGGACACGGGCGCAGCGGTCCGATGATCCGGTCGTCCGCCACCTCGGTATGCAGGCCGCGGGGATCGACCTGTTCGACCGGGGGCACATCGGTGAATCGTTTCGGGTACTCGAGAACTTTCGCACCGATCGACTCGCGTGTCGATGGACTGCAGAGCGATCAGATGATGATCGCTCGTGGCTTCCGTGCGCTGGCCACCACACTGCATGTCGATCCCCACGCCGGACGCCTCGTTTTCGACGAGATCGAGACGGTTCCCGACGAACCGACCACGTATCTGGGGACCGCCATCTTCGCCATGACTGCTGCCGCCCTCGCCGGCGACATCGACTGGGCACGCGACGCGGGTGA
- a CDS encoding mismatch-specific DNA-glycosylase translates to MGFTREELLACRGVTVPDLIGTNCRMLFVGINPGLWTAAVGAHFARPGNRFYPALYRAGIVDRLIDASAGMSDDDQDLLCRRGIGITNVVDRATATAAELSADELRAGGRRLRTTVRRVAPSVVAVAGITAYRSAFGVPRAVAGPQGETWDGAAVWVVPNPSGLNAHENVASLAQAYARAARAAGVFD, encoded by the coding sequence ATGGGATTCACCCGCGAGGAGTTGCTCGCCTGTCGAGGAGTGACGGTCCCCGACCTGATCGGCACGAACTGCCGGATGCTGTTCGTCGGTATCAATCCAGGACTGTGGACGGCGGCGGTCGGGGCACATTTCGCACGACCCGGCAACCGGTTCTATCCGGCCCTCTATCGGGCCGGCATCGTGGACCGACTGATCGACGCGTCGGCGGGGATGTCCGACGACGACCAAGACCTGCTGTGCCGCAGAGGTATCGGGATCACCAACGTGGTGGATCGTGCCACGGCGACCGCGGCCGAACTGTCTGCGGACGAGCTGCGGGCCGGCGGTCGGCGCCTACGTACCACGGTGCGAAGGGTGGCCCCCTCGGTCGTCGCCGTCGCGGGGATCACCGCATACAGGTCGGCGTTCGGCGTGCCGCGTGCAGTCGCGGGACCGCAAGGCGAGACGTGGGACGGGGCGGCGGTGTGGGTGGTACCCAACCCGAGCGGTTTGAACGCTCACGAGAACGTCGCATCGCTGGCGCAGGCATATGCGCGTGCCGCACGGGCGGCCGGTGTGTTCGACTGA
- a CDS encoding DUF503 domain-containing protein, producing the protein MWIGFAEFDYLLGDVHSLKHKRSIVRPIVAEIRRRFSVSASEVGHLDAHRRAVIGVAVVAPDRMHVMDVLDEIERCAASRPEVELLSVRRRVIASTDV; encoded by the coding sequence ATGTGGATCGGTTTTGCGGAGTTCGATTACCTCCTCGGTGATGTGCACTCACTGAAGCACAAGCGGTCGATCGTGCGACCCATCGTCGCCGAGATCCGCAGGCGATTCTCGGTGTCCGCGTCCGAGGTCGGACACCTCGACGCCCACCGTCGTGCGGTGATCGGGGTGGCCGTGGTGGCACCCGACCGTATGCACGTGATGGACGTCCTCGACGAGATCGAACGATGTGCCGCGAGTCGACCCGAGGTGGAGTTGCTGTCGGTGCGACGACGTGTCATCGCATCCACCGACGTCTGA
- a CDS encoding polysaccharide pyruvyl transferase family protein, whose translation MQLPGLPSALRARFHIGADDENGADEIIYLVAPSGHPNYGDELIALAWLENLARTRPNAVVVLDCHSPGQTSLLLRGVHPGAVFVDTLWQLTAYASDVTRTEGPDPATPWSWVAKAATTFGPAPRLAEGVDMFRRASSVHLLGGGYLNKVWPQHVSLLAAIAELSRVTGAPAHATGQGLIPLLDEPAWSVLTDSAREFTVFDVRDEASAEALAGIASRRHTGDDAWLAVGEDVGIDDVSHGDDPPRSPRRADGVTLCLQADLTDDFVAFGSTGVDALTRFVRATLDSWQVPAEAITVVEGIPGGDLEVATRLGDRLDGATTVPFIDVWRRGLTVGRGDAWISTRFHPHLVAAAAGDPGVALVIRPDYYATKHESLAAAGSRWTVVTDAETIPDRPTAGGFPPDARDRAVALKKALAQRIYPHRGRRSGDLRTRR comes from the coding sequence GTGCAGCTGCCCGGTCTTCCCTCGGCCCTCCGCGCCCGCTTCCACATCGGAGCCGACGACGAGAACGGTGCGGACGAGATCATCTATCTCGTCGCACCGTCCGGCCATCCCAACTACGGCGACGAGTTGATCGCACTCGCGTGGCTGGAGAACCTGGCCCGGACACGCCCGAATGCCGTGGTCGTGCTCGACTGTCACAGTCCGGGACAGACCTCTCTGCTGCTGCGGGGCGTCCATCCCGGGGCGGTCTTCGTCGACACGCTGTGGCAGTTGACGGCATACGCCTCCGACGTCACGCGGACCGAGGGACCCGATCCCGCGACTCCCTGGTCATGGGTGGCCAAGGCTGCCACCACATTCGGCCCCGCTCCCCGACTGGCCGAAGGTGTCGACATGTTCCGCCGGGCCTCGTCGGTCCATCTGCTCGGCGGAGGATACCTCAATAAGGTCTGGCCACAGCATGTCTCGTTACTCGCCGCCATCGCCGAACTCAGCCGGGTCACCGGCGCCCCGGCCCATGCTACCGGCCAGGGGCTCATCCCCCTGCTCGACGAGCCGGCATGGTCGGTGCTGACGGATTCGGCCAGGGAGTTCACGGTGTTCGACGTCCGCGACGAGGCATCGGCAGAAGCTCTGGCCGGTATCGCGTCCCGACGCCACACCGGCGACGATGCTTGGCTTGCGGTCGGCGAAGACGTCGGGATCGACGATGTCTCCCACGGGGATGACCCCCCGCGCTCACCTCGCCGGGCCGACGGCGTCACGCTGTGTCTGCAAGCCGATCTCACCGACGATTTCGTGGCGTTCGGGTCCACCGGCGTCGACGCGCTGACCCGCTTCGTCCGTGCCACCCTCGATTCGTGGCAGGTCCCTGCCGAGGCGATCACCGTGGTCGAGGGGATACCCGGTGGCGATCTGGAGGTCGCCACACGACTCGGCGACCGACTCGACGGCGCCACCACAGTGCCGTTCATCGATGTGTGGCGCAGAGGATTGACGGTCGGTCGGGGTGACGCATGGATCAGCACCAGATTCCACCCCCACCTGGTCGCGGCAGCGGCAGGCGACCCAGGTGTCGCGCTGGTCATCCGCCCGGACTACTACGCGACAAAGCACGAATCGCTGGCCGCCGCGGGCTCGCGCTGGACCGTGGTCACCGACGCGGAGACGATTCCCGACCGGCCGACGGCGGGCGGCTTCCCACCGGACGCGCGAGATCGGGCGGTCGCGTTGAAAAAAGCTCTGGCGCAGAGGATCTATCCGCACCGGGGTCGCCGGTCGGGAGATCTTCGCACTCGTCGGTAG